A stretch of the Cucurbita pepo subsp. pepo cultivar mu-cu-16 chromosome LG16, ASM280686v2, whole genome shotgun sequence genome encodes the following:
- the LOC111776691 gene encoding RING-H2 finger protein ATL65: MSTAPSPSPSSSPSPSPSTSSSSYAAAVNFPPPSSLLPGKLPVDFSPPLIAMVVVIATAFLIVTYSRLISRHVIPPILLLIRRHRRRWRRWRRRRRRARSYLPSSSGGDLDSLPYDSPFFEHTDGYHVFSPYGLDESIIKTIPLSVYTAKSRRDSRDRECAVCLLEFEDDDYVRTLPICSHAFHVDCIDVWLRSHANCPLCRAVVFRPESPFTPVMAARIRPSLDDTILQSIVLEPLAEGPIPNRDSYHATESEITPCVDEPRNSNSLEDQMNGRDFLLKRSYSFGFERSLASERMILEPATASPWRYRRGSFWSKRPSPFGSLPKARVFSFRYYRGMKSPFFRRRGGFFPLSESSWRFSNGVGGGSSRRSKSMTSPMFLRSSVTSGGAATFSSSRLRCGDPEALLSPERFNRR, from the coding sequence ATGTCGACCGccccttctccttctccatcttcttctccttctccttccccttccacctcctcctcctcctacGCCGCCGCCGTCAATTTCCCTCCCCCCTCATCCTTACTGCCGGGAAAGCTCCCAGTCGACTTCAGCCCTCCTCTAATCGCAATGGTTGTCGTCATCGCTACGGCCTTTCTCATCGTCACTTACTCTCGCCTCATCTCCCGCCACGTCATCCCTCCAATCCTCCTCCTCATacgccgccaccgccgccggtggcggcggtggcggcggagaCGACGGCGCGCCCGATCTTACCTCCCGTCCTCCTCCGGCGGCGACTTGGATTCGCTCCCTTACGATTCGCCTTTCTTCGAGCATACGGATGGCTACCATGTGTTCTCCCCGTACGGCCTCGACGAATCCATCATCAAGACGATTCCACTCTCCGTCTATACTGCCAAGAGCCGCCGTGACAGCCGTGACCGTGAGTGCGCCGTTTGTCTTCTGGAGTTTGAAGACGACGATTACGTCCGAACGCTTCCGATTTGTTCTCACGCATTTCACGTTGATTGTATAGACGTATGGCTTAGATCACACGCGAACTGTCCTCTCTGTCGCGCGGTGGTTTTCAGGCCAGAATCTCCGTTCACGCCAGTTATGGCAGCAAGAATCCGGCCAAGCCTCGACGATACGATCTTACAAAGCATCGTATTAGAGCCGCTAGCGGAAGGTCCTATTCCAAATCGAGATTCTTATCACGCAACAGAATCGGAAATCACGCCTTGCGTTGATGAACCAAGGAACAGTAATTCGTTAGAGGATCAAATGAACGGGCGAGATTTCTTACTGAAACGATCGTATTCATTCGGATTCGAACGAAGCTTGGCGTCAGAGAGAATGATTCTGGAACCAGCAACCGCATCGCCATGGAGGTACCGCCGTGGAAGCTTCTGGAGCAAACGGCCATCGCCGTTCGGATCTCTACCGAAGGCGAGAGTATTCTCATTCCGATACTACAGAGGAATGAAATCGCCGTTCTTCAGACGACGAGGAGGATTCTTTCCGCTATCGGAATCAAGCTGGAGATTCTCCAACGGCGTAGGCGGAGGTTCATCGAGACGAAGCAAGTCGATGACAAGTCCAATGTTTCTCCGATCGTCGGTAACCAGCGGAGGAGCAGCAACGTTCTCATCGAGCCGATTGAGATGCGGAGATCCCGAGGCATTACTATCACCGGAGAGATTCAACCGaagatga